In Pelagibaculum spongiae, one genomic interval encodes:
- a CDS encoding NifB/NifX family molybdenum-iron cluster-binding protein yields MKIAIASQNKKSITDHAGRCRKFWLFDIENKAIVGQQLLELSKEQAFHGFSHDSAHPLDQVDMLIAGGMGKGFVNKMAKRNIQAVATTLQDPEQAARAIAAGVLPIKDASENCGCDCGGHHK; encoded by the coding sequence ATGAAAATTGCAATTGCCAGTCAGAACAAAAAAAGTATTACCGACCATGCCGGACGTTGTCGAAAGTTCTGGCTGTTTGATATTGAAAATAAGGCAATTGTTGGCCAACAATTGCTGGAATTATCTAAAGAGCAAGCATTTCATGGTTTTTCTCATGATTCTGCACACCCGTTAGACCAGGTTGATATGCTGATTGCCGGTGGCATGGGAAAAGGCTTTGTTAATAAAATGGCCAAGCGAAATATTCAAGCAGTAGCGACAACTTTACAAGACCCTGAGCAAGCGGCACGTGCCATTGCAGCCGGGGTGTTACCGATTAAAGATGCCAGTGAAAATTGTGGTTGTGATTGCGGTGGGCACCATAAGTAA
- a CDS encoding NifB/NifX family molybdenum-iron cluster-binding protein: MKIAISSLNGQIVTGQPGRCPKFIVFTVENRKIMSEKIIELTEDQLLSVAEQDQPHPLDGVSVLIASGVGEGFVAKMAKREIKALATSLTGPRIAAQCYLSDTLPLKAARKSKSK; encoded by the coding sequence GTGAAAATTGCAATCTCTAGTCTCAATGGACAAATCGTTACTGGCCAGCCAGGTCGATGCCCAAAATTTATTGTTTTCACCGTTGAAAACAGAAAAATCATGTCAGAAAAGATCATTGAGTTAACTGAAGATCAACTGTTAAGTGTTGCTGAGCAGGACCAACCTCATCCTTTGGATGGTGTTTCAGTATTAATTGCTTCAGGTGTTGGTGAAGGCTTTGTTGCCAAAATGGCCAAGCGTGAAATTAAAGCATTAGCGACTTCGTTAACGGGTCCAAGAATCGCTGCACAGTGTTATCTGTCAGATACTTTGCCGCTTAAAGCCGCAAGAAAAAGCAAAAGCAAATAG